GCTCGAGGACGAAATTGTGAGATCCCTGGAGAGAAAATGTGACGTTATCGCCCCTTTTCCAGGTGTCGACGATTACTGAAGCGGGAAAGTAGTTCGTCCCATGGGGGTGTGTTTTCATCTCGGTGATGCCTGCCTCTTCTGCGCTTGGCGGAGTGTTCGGGTTTTTCGGTCGCTGTTGGGTTTGTGCGCATAGCCGAATCGTGTTCGGCCGCCGCCTCTTGTTCAGCGGCGTCGGCCTCCGTTTCCCTGGCTCGGAGGGCTTCGAGTTCGAGCTGTGCCGCGGTGGTCAATGTGGCCTGCCACAATTCAAGGTTATCCGCCGTCCTGGACCCCACTCGTTCGCTATCGAACGCACTATTGAAAAGGTGGTACAAAAGGGCTTTGACCAGTGGTGCGTCGTTCAGCCTTCCCCGGTCGGGACTGAACAAGATCCGGTACTGATTGTTCAGTGTGAGGCAGCTGTCGGGCAGATCGAAGTCGAAGAAGTTATCGTCGTCGATATGCCCCCAGCGGATGTCCATGGCCGGTCGGTTCTTGAAAGTGACTTCTTCGCGAATTACTTTTCGCAGGTCACGTTCGAAGCCTTTGCCCGGTTCCACCAACGGATGCCGCTTATTGGTGCGCCGGTTGGCCGCCTTTTGCGCGTCGATGCCATCGGCGATGCATGTTTCGAGGGTGACGGAAGGATCGTCGGGGTCACGGAGGGTATCCAGGTATTTGTGGAAGGGTTCCTTCGGAAGGACGGATCCCTTTTGAGCGCTGATCGTGAGGTAGTTCTCGATCATCCGTGGATCATCGAGTTCGATGCGGATAAGTTTCTGGGAACGACTGTTGGTCCTGGTACGGATCCACCCTCCGATGGTGATCAGGCGATCGCGGTCGTAGACGAAGAAGCCCTGATGTCCGAAGTCGTCGGATTGTCCGAGTTCGAAGTCCTTGGATTTTGACGGAGGCCAGATGTGGACGCGCAGCATTGGTCCATTCGGGTCATCTGCCGGCACCAAGGTTCGGGGATATCCGGGGACGCCGGGCCGCTTGTATCCGAAGGGATTGAAGGGCTCGGGCGACAACGTCAGGTTCGGGGCTGCGGCCCCGCGGGCGTGAGTGAATGTAGCGATGCGCAACTTCTTTGATTCGAGGAACCGGTGGTACCGAATGCCGAGGTGCACACGCGTCTTGGCCGTCAACCGGCTCAAGAAGCCCGCGGCCTTCTCATGGTCTTCGCCCGTGTAGACGTGCAACAGCTTGTCCCAGAGAATGCTTGTACCAGTGGGGGCGTCGAGCAGTTCCTCGCGTACAGTCGCCACCTCCTCGGCTGCTTCGTCGCTGAGGATGCCGACGTTGAAGCTGTTGCGCATCATTACGCGCCCGGACGTCGCGCCGTTCTCGTCGGTGCTGACGACCGTGGCCGAATAGGCGTTGGAGAGGGAAGCTTCCTTGAAGCCGACACCGTAGCGGCCGATTGTTTCGCCGCTCCGGGGGACGTGGGCGCCGATGCGCATCATTTCGTTGATGTGTTCGGGGGAGATGCCGACGCCGTTGTCGTGGACGGTGATGCCGACGACACGTCTGTTGTCGGTGTGGAACACGATGGCGATGCGGTCGGCGCCGGCGTCGATGCTGTTGTCGATGAGTTCGTCGAGGCCGGTGTAGATGTCGTGGTTGCTGGACAGCGCCGAGTGGATGTTCTCGGAGGGTGGGACGTTGATGTAGTCAACGATGCCCTCGGTGGGCTCAGGCAGGGTCACTTCTGACGGAGTCCTTCCACGATTCGAACGGTGTCGACGGCCACGCGAGTGACCTTCCCGATGAGGTCAACGATGTACTGCGGGTTGCCGACTTCGTCGCACCAGTCGTTGGGGTCGTTGACGATGCCCGACGCCTTATCCTTTTTCACCTGGTAGCGGTCGATGATCCATGCCAGCGCGGAGCGTGCGCCGAGCATGTATTCGTCGGCCCTCGCCGGGATACCGCTGATGGTGACCTTGGAGTTGTAGATGATTTCGGTCCGGTCATCTTCAAGCCTTTTCGTGTCGGGGTTGCGCGTGCGCTTCCACCTGAGCTTGGTTACGCGCCAGGTCTCCCGGTCGTCGGGGTCAGCATTTTGCTTGACGACGACCTGAAGTGGATACGGTTCGACCTTTTCATAGTTGATATGCAGCTCGATTAGCTCTCGTCCGGCGGCGGAAAACTGATCGAAGCGAGCACGTGATTGCGGCGTTTCGATGTGCGGCAGCATCTTCTTCAAGTCGGGAGCGTACTGCTCGCAGTAGTCGGGGGCGTGGAGCTGGCCGTAGACGAAGTAGAAGATGTCGTCCTTCGTCACATCCTCGCCAAGAGCATCCCGGTAGATGTGGTGGATGTCATCAGTGATGTTGTCCACCCTGCGGTAACCGTCGATGACCTCGCCGGCCGTACCCGGCGTCCCGTCCCACGCGTCGCTCGACGACCCCAGATTCAGCTCACCTTCGGGAGCTTCGACCGGTTCCCATATCCAGCGGGGGAAGAACTGGCCGCCTGAGCCGGCTCCCGTCACATGGAGGTTGGGAAGCATATTGGTTGCGATCACAGAGAAGGGGACGGCAGAACCACTGCCGACTTGATAGAAGCCGACGTTGTCATGCTTCGGCGTGGGGAACATCGACGGCAGCTGATAAACCATGTCATTGAGCTGGCGGTCAAAGTAAACTGCCAAGCCGGTGAATGGACGGTAAAGCGACCGCACCATTCGGCCACCGTCGAAGTCAATGGCATGGTTCCGTGCAAGCGACGTTTTCAGGCTGCGGTTCCACGAGATCTTCGTCGTGTCGGCGAACTTGGGATATGTCCGCAGGAATTCGTTGACGTCGGATTCCTTCAGTGTTGAGTCGCCAGGAGACTCCGCCCATTCCTGAAATGCAACCTGGGCCTGGGTGTACGTTTCGATTAGGCGCGTCATATTGTCGACAATCTGCGAGCTCGTCGGCGCGTAACACCATGCGTCTCTGGCGGTTGAAAGCCCACGAGAGTAGTTGGTGAAGAAGGAGACCGCCTGGGCTTCCTTCTTTTCGCCCAGTCGTGGCCAGGTCTCGAACTCCTCGCTGCGCTGATTCACCCAGTCACCGTGGGTGTT
This genomic stretch from Corynebacterium hansenii harbors:
- a CDS encoding ATP-binding protein — its product is MTLPEPTEGIVDYINVPPSENIHSALSSNHDIYTGLDELIDNSIDAGADRIAIVFHTDNRRVVGITVHDNGVGISPEHINEMMRIGAHVPRSGETIGRYGVGFKEASLSNAYSATVVSTDENGATSGRVMMRNSFNVGILSDEAAEEVATVREELLDAPTGTSILWDKLLHVYTGEDHEKAAGFLSRLTAKTRVHLGIRYHRFLESKKLRIATFTHARGAAAPNLTLSPEPFNPFGYKRPGVPGYPRTLVPADDPNGPMLRVHIWPPSKSKDFELGQSDDFGHQGFFVYDRDRLITIGGWIRTRTNSRSQKLIRIELDDPRMIENYLTISAQKGSVLPKEPFHKYLDTLRDPDDPSVTLETCIADGIDAQKAANRRTNKRHPLVEPGKGFERDLRKVIREEVTFKNRPAMDIRWGHIDDDNFFDFDLPDSCLTLNNQYRILFSPDRGRLNDAPLVKALLYHLFNSAFDSERVGSRTADNLELWQATLTTAAQLELEALRARETEADAAEQEAAAEHDSAMRTNPTATEKPEHSAKRRRGRHHRDENTPPWDELLSRFSNRRHLEKGR